In one window of Clavelina lepadiformis chromosome 4, kaClaLepa1.1, whole genome shotgun sequence DNA:
- the LOC143452487 gene encoding uncharacterized protein LOC143452487: protein MNLSEFRLTFLMAGGSSVEYAYLGIRDRMKCGAWNFADFQRLTMVEVSTITNSFGSNFDFRGEQYKFKDYRDGAFTYASQTKSLAYGDACGYVFIVFGSVGSHYPCLSAVECGLSWIKTQFH, encoded by the exons ATGAATTTGTCTGAATTTCGACTTACATTTTTGATGGCAGGAGGATCTTCAGTCGAGTATGCTTACCTGGGGATAAGAGACAGAATGAAATGTGGAGCCTGGAACTTTGCAGATTTCCAAAGATTAACG ATGGTCGAAGTGTCCACAATCACTAATTCATTTGGTTCAAACTTCGATTTTCGCGGCGAGCAGTATAAGTTCAAGGATTATAGAGATGGCGCATTCACTTACGCGAGTCAGACAAAATCGCTTGCTTATGGGGATGCCTGCGGAT ATGTCTTCATTGTGTTTGGGTCGGTAGGTTCACATTATCCCTGTCTAAGTGCTGTTGAGTGCGGGTTGTCGTGGATCAAGACTCAGTTCCATTGA